A single region of the Bacteroides luhongzhouii genome encodes:
- a CDS encoding GNAT family N-acetyltransferase, translating to MQKYIETPRLILRDWKEEDIPFFARMNADPNVMEFFLNSLSLEESFAFYQRIQNEFQTCGFGLYAVERKEDHAFMGYTGLHQITFDVDFAPGIEIGWRLAYEYWGQGYAPEAANACLEYTRNTTDIKELFSFTSLLNQRSERVMQKIGMERMKEFDHPLVPSEHPLCRHVLYHIKF from the coding sequence ATGCAAAAGTATATAGAAACACCCCGTCTGATTCTCCGAGACTGGAAAGAAGAAGACATCCCGTTTTTTGCCCGTATGAATGCCGATCCGAATGTGATGGAGTTTTTTCTTAATTCATTGTCATTGGAAGAATCATTTGCCTTTTATCAGCGTATTCAAAATGAATTCCAAACCTGTGGCTTTGGTTTGTATGCCGTAGAACGAAAAGAAGATCATGCTTTTATGGGCTATACCGGACTACATCAGATTACATTTGATGTAGACTTTGCTCCAGGCATAGAAATAGGCTGGCGGTTAGCATACGAATATTGGGGACAGGGTTATGCTCCTGAAGCTGCAAATGCATGCTTGGAGTATACGCGCAATACAACGGATATAAAAGAACTCTTTTCTTTTACTTCCCTTCTCAACCAACGGTCAGAACGTGTAATGCAGAAAATAGGAATGGAACGGATGAAGGAATTCGATCATCCGCTTGTCCCCAGTGAGCATCCGTTGTGCAGACATGTATTGTATCACATCAAATTTTAA
- a CDS encoding YhcH/YjgK/YiaL family protein — MIVSNLQNSQRVEKLHPLFKQLFDYVKSHDLLHEELGTIRLDGDNLIVNNIYPECIPEGKRLLELHHDYIDVHILLEGKETIGWKALEELKVERQAYDKKSDCALYGDVPTTFINLLPGQFVIVYPEDPHAPAIGKGWIRKLIAKVKV; from the coding sequence ATGATTGTATCCAATTTACAAAATAGCCAACGGGTGGAGAAACTTCACCCGTTGTTCAAGCAGCTTTTCGATTATGTGAAGTCGCACGATCTGTTGCACGAGGAACTGGGAACTATTAGACTGGATGGTGATAATCTGATTGTCAATAATATCTATCCCGAATGTATTCCTGAAGGAAAACGTTTATTAGAACTGCATCACGATTATATTGATGTGCACATATTGCTTGAAGGCAAAGAAACCATTGGCTGGAAAGCCTTGGAAGAATTAAAAGTGGAAAGGCAAGCTTATGATAAAAAGAGTGATTGTGCCCTATATGGTGACGTTCCTACTACTTTCATCAATCTCTTGCCCGGACAATTCGTCATTGTATATCCGGAGGACCCCCATGCTCCGGCTATCGGTAAAGGCTGGATACGCAAACTGATAGCTAAAGTAAAAGTCTAA
- a CDS encoding MFS transporter, translating into MKNKKIYPWVVVALLWVVALLNYMDRQMLSTMQEAMKIDIVELTKAEAFGALMAVFLWIYGFMSPVAGIIADRLSRKWLIVGSLFVWSAVTFLMGYATTFEQLYGLRAVMGISEALYIPSALSLIADWHQDKSRSLAIGVHMTGLYVGQAIGGFGATAAAAFSWQSTFHWFGIVGIAYSVVLIFFLHENPVRMKIEKVVANGISKGNSIGKGLLLLFSNISFWVILFYFAAPSLPGWATKNWLPTLFAENLDIPMSQAGPISTITIALSSFVGVILGGFLSDRWVLKNIRGRVYTGAIGLGMTIPALLLLGFGHGFISVIGAGLLFGIGFGIFDANNMPILCQFVSAKYRGTAYGIMNMTGVFAGAAVTQLLGKWTDGGSLGEGFAMLSIVVALALGLQLYFLRPKTDNME; encoded by the coding sequence ATGAAAAATAAAAAAATTTATCCATGGGTAGTGGTTGCGTTGCTTTGGGTAGTAGCGTTGCTCAACTACATGGATAGACAAATGCTTTCTACAATGCAGGAAGCAATGAAAATAGATATTGTAGAGTTGACGAAAGCAGAAGCTTTCGGTGCATTAATGGCAGTCTTTCTTTGGATTTACGGCTTTATGAGCCCGGTTGCCGGAATTATTGCAGACAGGCTTAGTCGTAAATGGTTAATCGTCGGAAGCTTGTTTGTTTGGTCGGCCGTAACATTCCTGATGGGATATGCCACGACGTTTGAGCAATTATATGGTTTGCGTGCAGTGATGGGGATTAGTGAAGCATTGTATATTCCTTCCGCTCTATCCTTGATAGCGGATTGGCATCAGGACAAATCACGCTCATTAGCAATTGGAGTTCACATGACCGGACTGTATGTCGGTCAGGCAATCGGTGGATTTGGAGCTACGGCAGCCGCTGCATTTTCCTGGCAGAGTACTTTTCACTGGTTTGGCATTGTTGGTATTGCTTATTCTGTGGTTCTTATCTTTTTCCTGCATGAGAATCCTGTCCGAATGAAAATAGAAAAGGTTGTTGCTAATGGCATTAGCAAGGGGAATTCAATAGGAAAAGGGCTATTACTGTTATTTTCAAATATTTCTTTTTGGGTGATATTATTTTATTTTGCGGCTCCGAGTTTACCGGGGTGGGCTACAAAAAACTGGTTGCCAACGCTATTTGCGGAGAATCTGGATATTCCGATGTCACAGGCAGGACCAATATCTACGATTACCATTGCTCTATCTTCATTTGTCGGAGTAATATTGGGAGGATTCTTGTCGGATAGATGGGTGCTGAAGAATATCCGCGGACGTGTCTATACAGGGGCAATCGGATTGGGGATGACCATCCCCGCACTGTTATTGCTAGGTTTCGGACATGGTTTCATTAGCGTAATAGGTGCAGGATTGTTATTCGGCATCGGTTTTGGTATTTTCGATGCCAACAATATGCCTATTCTATGCCAGTTCGTTTCTGCTAAATATAGAGGGACGGCATATGGTATTATGAATATGACAGGAGTTTTTGCAGGAGCTGCAGTAACTCAATTATTGGGAAAATGGACGGATGGTGGAAGTCTGGGCGAAGGATTTGCTATGCTCAGTATCGTTGTTGCGCTTGCATTAGGGCTACAATTATACTTTTTAAGACCTAAAACGGATAATATGGAGTAA
- a CDS encoding ATP-binding protein codes for MKEQTNYDYEKYVQIAQMAKMGWWESDLKNKEYICSDFIVDLLGLESNRISFTEFHQRIREDHRSRLKNEYMSLSNLETYEQMFPVRAKDGEIWVYSRIKIQKPDKEGYKNMIGYLQCIDRPIERSNDNINFLQVNSLLYQQNSISYSLLAFLQCDDIPQVINRILGDILKQFKGDRTYIVEIDRKKQVQNCMYEATAEGVSEERDNLQNILWDDSFWWNRQIADRKSIILNTLDEMPSEAQEYRNLLEAQNIKSLMAVPLIAKDEVWGYMGVDMVSVCRSWSNVDLQWFSSLANIISICIELRKSELQAKEDRLALDNSEKIMRNIYKNLPAGVELYDEDGYLVDINDKELEIFGLSDKSKALGINMFDNPNIPLEIKEKLKAKENVDFSINYDFSKINRYIDTHKKGIINLTTKVTSLYDSQNQFINHLFINIDTTETANAYTKIQEFENLFLLIGDYAKVGFAHFNVLTRDGYAQDTWYRNLGEKEGIPMPQVIGVYAHVVPEDQAVLKNFVREVKEGKATSLRKEVRVCRENGKYTWTSINVMVRDYRPQDGIIEMLCINYDITPLKETEQKLIIARDKAEELDRLKSAFLANMSHEIRTPLNAIVGFSSLLAETDSRSERQEYIKIVQENNELLLQLISDILDLSKIEAGTFNFVYTNVDVNETCSEIIKSMGMKVGKGVELILEEPFPECYIYTDKNRFTQVISNFINNALKFTRQGSITLGYEQVSHQKIKFYVRDTGMGIPEEKQKSVFERFVKLNTFVQGTGLGLSICKSIVSQMGGEIGVDSTEGVGSCFWFTHPYHAAD; via the coding sequence ATGAAAGAACAAACAAATTATGACTATGAAAAATACGTTCAGATAGCACAAATGGCCAAAATGGGATGGTGGGAGTCAGATTTGAAGAATAAAGAATATATCTGCTCTGACTTTATTGTTGACTTACTCGGCCTTGAAAGTAACCGCATCAGTTTCACCGAATTCCACCAAAGAATACGTGAAGACCACCGATCGCGTCTTAAAAATGAATACATGTCTCTCTCTAATCTGGAGACATACGAACAAATGTTCCCAGTCCGGGCAAAAGACGGGGAAATCTGGGTGTATTCTAGAATTAAGATTCAGAAACCCGATAAAGAGGGATATAAAAATATGATCGGTTACCTTCAATGTATAGATAGGCCTATTGAGCGTTCAAATGATAACATTAATTTTCTTCAGGTAAACAGTCTGCTCTATCAACAAAACAGCATTTCTTATTCATTGCTTGCTTTCTTACAATGCGATGATATACCACAAGTCATTAACCGGATATTAGGAGACATACTCAAACAATTCAAAGGAGACCGTACTTATATCGTCGAAATAGATAGAAAGAAACAGGTACAGAATTGTATGTATGAAGCAACGGCTGAAGGAGTGTCCGAAGAACGGGATAATCTACAAAATATACTTTGGGATGACTCTTTCTGGTGGAACCGCCAGATCGCGGACAGAAAATCTATCATCTTGAATACATTGGATGAAATGCCTTCAGAGGCGCAGGAATACCGTAATCTTTTAGAAGCCCAGAATATTAAATCACTGATGGCTGTTCCCCTCATAGCGAAAGATGAAGTGTGGGGATATATGGGTGTTGACATGGTCAGCGTATGCCGTAGTTGGAGTAATGTCGATCTTCAGTGGTTTTCTTCTTTGGCTAACATCATCAGTATTTGCATTGAATTACGAAAATCCGAGTTACAGGCCAAAGAAGATCGTCTTGCTTTGGACAACAGTGAAAAGATCATGAGAAACATCTACAAGAATCTTCCGGCAGGTGTCGAACTTTATGACGAAGATGGTTATTTGGTAGACATTAATGATAAAGAACTTGAAATATTCGGTTTATCAGATAAAAGCAAAGCTTTGGGAATCAACATGTTCGACAATCCGAATATTCCTTTAGAGATAAAAGAAAAGTTGAAAGCAAAGGAAAATGTAGATTTTTCCATCAATTATGATTTCTCAAAAATAAACCGGTATATAGACACTCATAAGAAAGGGATTATCAATCTTACTACAAAAGTGACCTCTCTCTATGATTCTCAAAATCAGTTTATCAACCATTTATTTATCAATATAGATACGACGGAAACAGCCAATGCATATACCAAGATACAGGAGTTTGAGAATCTGTTTCTTCTAATCGGTGATTACGCCAAGGTAGGATTTGCTCATTTCAATGTATTGACAAGAGACGGGTATGCCCAAGATACATGGTACAGAAATTTGGGAGAGAAAGAAGGTATTCCCATGCCACAGGTTATCGGAGTATATGCACATGTGGTTCCTGAAGATCAAGCTGTTCTGAAAAACTTTGTACGCGAAGTGAAAGAGGGAAAAGCAACCAGTTTGCGTAAAGAAGTTCGTGTATGCAGGGAGAATGGTAAATATACATGGACCAGCATTAATGTTATGGTCAGAGATTATCGTCCGCAAGACGGCATTATTGAGATGTTGTGTATCAATTATGACATCACGCCATTGAAAGAGACTGAACAGAAATTGATTATTGCCCGTGATAAAGCGGAAGAACTGGATCGTCTGAAGTCGGCTTTCCTGGCTAACATGAGTCATGAGATCCGTACTCCTCTCAATGCTATTGTCGGCTTTTCCAGTCTTCTGGCAGAAACGGATAGCAGAAGCGAACGGCAGGAATACATTAAGATTGTGCAAGAGAATAATGAACTTCTTTTGCAACTGATCTCGGACATTCTCGATCTTTCGAAAATCGAAGCGGGAACATTCAATTTTGTATACACCAATGTAGATGTTAATGAGACTTGTTCTGAAATTATCAAATCAATGGGCATGAAAGTAGGTAAAGGTGTTGAACTGATTTTGGAGGAACCATTCCCTGAATGTTATATCTATACGGATAAAAACAGATTCACTCAAGTGATCAGTAACTTTATAAATAACGCATTAAAGTTCACCCGACAAGGTAGTATCACCCTGGGATATGAACAAGTATCTCATCAGAAAATAAAATTCTATGTGCGCGACACCGGAATGGGAATACCGGAAGAAAAGCAAAAGAGCGTATTTGAACGTTTTGTGAAGCTGAATACTTTTGTTCAGGGTACAGGACTCGGACTTTCTATCTGCAAAAGCATTGTTTCCCAAATGGGAGGAGAAATTGGCGTGGATTCGACCGAAGGAGTAGGCTCCTGCTTCTGGTTTACACATCCGTACCACGCTGCTGATTAG
- a CDS encoding AGE family epimerase/isomerase codes for MKNITDYIQKWANTYKDDMLNNIMPFWIRYGLDTVNGGIYTCVDRDGILMDSTKSIWFQGRFAFTCSYAYNHIEKNPAWLQAAKSTLDFIEKYCFDSEGRMYFEVTADGRPLRKRRYIFSESFAAIAMSEYSIASGDKMYAVKALELFKRMQHFLQIPGLLAPKYMDTLPMKGHSITMILINVASRIREAIQDECLTRQIDESIACLEKDFLHPEFKALLETVGPNGEFIDSNMGRTINPGHCIETAWFLLEESKFRGGDKNIKELGLKILDWSWEWGWDKEFGGIINFKDCRNLPSQDYAQDMKFWWPQTEAIIATLYAYLMTKEEKYLKMHQQISEWTYTHFPDKKYGEWYGYLHRDGTVAQPAKGNLFKGPFHIPRMMTKGYMLCEEIMSEIKKEKR; via the coding sequence ATGAAGAATATAACTGACTATATACAGAAATGGGCTAATACCTACAAGGATGATATGCTGAATAATATCATGCCCTTTTGGATAAGGTATGGACTGGATACAGTGAACGGTGGTATATATACTTGTGTAGACCGCGACGGCATATTAATGGATAGCACAAAATCCATTTGGTTTCAAGGACGTTTTGCATTTACCTGTTCCTATGCCTACAATCATATAGAAAAGAATCCGGCATGGCTGCAAGCCGCAAAAAGCACACTAGATTTTATAGAGAAGTATTGCTTTGATTCGGAGGGTCGTATGTACTTTGAAGTGACAGCAGACGGACGCCCTTTACGCAAGCGTCGTTACATTTTCTCCGAGTCATTTGCAGCCATAGCGATGTCCGAATATTCGATAGCGTCGGGGGATAAGATGTATGCGGTGAAGGCACTCGAACTATTCAAACGTATGCAGCATTTTCTGCAAATTCCCGGACTGCTTGCTCCCAAATATATGGATACGCTCCCCATGAAAGGACATTCCATCACCATGATATTGATAAATGTAGCTTCCCGAATCAGGGAAGCTATTCAAGACGAATGTCTGACACGGCAGATTGACGAATCTATTGCCTGTTTGGAAAAAGATTTCCTGCATCCGGAGTTCAAGGCATTATTGGAAACCGTAGGACCGAACGGAGAATTTATAGACTCCAATATGGGACGTACCATCAATCCGGGGCATTGTATCGAAACAGCTTGGTTTTTACTGGAAGAATCCAAGTTCCGGGGAGGGGATAAAAATATAAAAGAATTGGGGCTGAAGATTCTGGACTGGTCATGGGAGTGGGGCTGGGATAAAGAATTTGGCGGTATTATCAATTTCAAAGATTGCAGGAATCTTCCTTCGCAGGACTATGCGCAGGATATGAAATTCTGGTGGCCGCAAACAGAAGCAATTATCGCTACCCTGTATGCCTATCTGATGACGAAAGAAGAGAAATACCTGAAGATGCATCAACAAATCAGCGAGTGGACATATACACATTTCCCGGACAAAAAATACGGAGAGTGGTATGGCTATCTGCATCGGGATGGAACGGTTGCCCAGCCGGCAAAAGGAAATTTGTTTAAAGGACCTTTTCATATCCCTCGTATGATGACAAAAGGATATATGCTTTGTGAGGAAATAATGTCTGAAATAAAAAAAGAAAAAAGATGA
- a CDS encoding dihydrodipicolinate synthase family protein has protein sequence MEKIIGLINAPFTPFYENGEVNYEPIEAYAKLLVKNGLKGVFINGSSGEGYMLTDEERMKLAERWMEVAPDGFKVIVHVGSCCVKSSRMLAEHAQKIGAWGIGAMAPPFPKIGRIEELVKYCEEIAAGAPELPFYYYHIPAFNGAFLPMLAFLKAVENRIPNFAGIKYTFESLYEYNQCRLYKDGKFDMLHGQDETILPCLAMGGAQGGIGGTTNYNGINLVGIIDAWKAGNLEKARELQNFSQEVINVICHFRGNIVGGKRIMKLIGLDLGGNRTPFQNMIDDEEKQMKAELEEIRFFERCNKF, from the coding sequence ATGGAAAAGATTATAGGATTAATCAATGCTCCTTTTACTCCGTTTTATGAAAATGGAGAAGTAAATTATGAACCAATCGAAGCCTATGCGAAGCTACTTGTAAAAAATGGCTTGAAAGGTGTTTTCATCAACGGTTCTTCAGGGGAAGGGTATATGTTGACTGATGAAGAACGGATGAAGTTGGCGGAACGTTGGATGGAAGTTGCACCAGATGGTTTCAAAGTAATTGTTCACGTGGGAAGTTGCTGCGTAAAGTCGAGCCGGATGCTGGCGGAGCATGCGCAGAAAATCGGAGCTTGGGGAATTGGCGCAATGGCTCCGCCTTTCCCGAAAATCGGACGAATAGAAGAACTGGTAAAGTATTGTGAGGAGATTGCTGCCGGAGCACCGGAACTGCCTTTCTATTATTATCACATTCCTGCATTCAATGGTGCATTCTTACCAATGCTTGCTTTCCTGAAAGCTGTTGAGAACCGTATCCCCAATTTTGCGGGAATCAAATACACCTTCGAAAGCCTGTATGAATACAATCAATGCCGTTTGTATAAAGATGGCAAGTTCGATATGCTTCACGGACAGGATGAAACCATTCTTCCATGTTTGGCAATGGGAGGAGCACAAGGCGGAATCGGCGGAACAACCAATTATAATGGTATAAATTTGGTCGGTATCATTGATGCCTGGAAAGCCGGTAACTTGGAAAAAGCCCGTGAATTGCAAAACTTCTCTCAGGAAGTGATTAACGTAATCTGCCATTTCCGTGGAAATATTGTTGGCGGCAAACGTATCATGAAGCTTATCGGACTTGATTTGGGCGGTAACCGTACTCCTTTCCAGAACATGATCGATGACGAAGAAAAGCAGATGAAAGCGGAACTGGAAGAAATCCGGTTCTTTGAACGTTGCAATAAATTCTGA
- a CDS encoding PKD domain-containing protein gives MKNLAYILFSLLLLCVTSCKEEDTIYKTAAKAAFSVGNEYEVGETVTFTDATIPDEGTVIVTYLWEFGDEGKSTSTEQSPTFIFKKDGLFQVKLTVTDNNGLRATSQKEIKVINPTTPDFTLDKTEYQMGDVVTFIDATVTKPGVNITSYLWEFGDKDKSTSTKQNPTFAYNEAGAYPVKLTVTDSYGLKASVTKNVAVFDPSKAIAVQWLAVMDGSVTGGSSPALSFDGTAVYMLTGGDATNAGRLNAYNISDGSSKWILDVDKAMQDHHDNGSVAAGAKDIYGSPSVGRNGDIYFIVRDLKDAGADRRLFVFAVKESGIVNWAYAGKDANVYAITPAIDANSNIYVAHRSKKLWKLTSTGDWSEYTSNNLLGATGGLSVSKDGVVYGFGNGSTGLFAYNTVTDTNQWIYATDFGGAGDAFTGALRSATVTVGADGTLYSVKDLASGGGAVFALTPESVEKWVYPVAGAISDGGVVLGADGTIYANGGKALSTQPSAGVVALNADGSLKWHYGTTENAQTAPLVDDRGYIHFITADATYYVLKPDGTLFSSLKIGDSTISSPVMDDKGNLYVAVKKGGIWQMVCATSKATSYAKDSAWPMRGQNPQRTGLQK, from the coding sequence ATGAAAAATTTAGCCTATATTTTATTCTCTTTGTTACTGCTTTGTGTAACATCATGTAAAGAAGAAGATACTATTTATAAAACAGCCGCGAAAGCTGCTTTTTCGGTGGGTAATGAATATGAAGTGGGAGAAACAGTGACCTTTACGGATGCTACGATCCCGGATGAAGGTACTGTAATTGTAACCTATCTATGGGAGTTTGGAGATGAAGGTAAATCAACCTCTACAGAGCAGAGTCCGACATTTATTTTTAAAAAGGATGGGCTTTTCCAAGTTAAACTTACTGTTACCGATAATAATGGTTTGAGAGCTACCAGTCAGAAAGAAATAAAAGTAATTAATCCGACAACACCTGATTTTACGTTAGACAAAACTGAATATCAGATGGGGGATGTGGTAACTTTTATAGATGCTACAGTTACCAAACCTGGGGTAAATATTACTAGTTATTTGTGGGAATTTGGCGACAAAGACAAATCCACCTCTACGAAGCAAAATCCGACTTTTGCCTATAATGAAGCAGGGGCATATCCTGTGAAACTTACTGTTACGGATAGCTACGGATTAAAAGCAAGTGTAACAAAAAATGTGGCTGTATTCGATCCGAGCAAAGCGATTGCCGTACAATGGTTGGCAGTTATGGATGGTTCTGTAACCGGCGGTTCATCTCCCGCACTCTCTTTTGATGGAACGGCTGTATACATGCTGACTGGTGGAGACGCTACAAATGCCGGCCGTCTGAATGCTTACAATATTTCGGATGGTTCTTCGAAATGGATTCTTGATGTTGATAAAGCGATGCAAGACCATCACGACAATGGTAGTGTTGCTGCTGGTGCCAAAGATATTTACGGTAGTCCATCTGTAGGGCGTAATGGTGATATCTATTTTATAGTCAGGGATTTGAAGGATGCCGGTGCGGATCGCCGCTTATTTGTTTTTGCTGTGAAAGAAAGTGGAATCGTGAACTGGGCATATGCCGGCAAAGACGCTAATGTGTATGCCATTACGCCTGCGATTGATGCAAACAGCAATATATATGTTGCGCATAGAAGTAAAAAACTCTGGAAATTGACATCTACGGGAGACTGGTCTGAATATACTTCTAACAATCTTTTGGGGGCAACCGGTGGTTTATCTGTGTCTAAAGACGGAGTAGTCTATGGATTCGGAAACGGCTCAACAGGACTCTTTGCTTATAATACGGTGACAGATACCAATCAATGGATTTATGCGACAGATTTTGGTGGTGCAGGCGATGCTTTCACTGGTGCCTTGAGAAGTGCGACAGTTACTGTCGGTGCTGATGGTACTCTCTACTCTGTGAAAGATTTAGCGTCAGGAGGAGGGGCAGTCTTCGCTTTGACTCCTGAAAGTGTAGAAAAATGGGTGTATCCAGTGGCAGGTGCCATATCTGATGGGGGTGTTGTATTGGGTGCGGATGGTACAATTTACGCTAATGGTGGAAAGGCTTTGTCCACTCAGCCTTCAGCAGGTGTCGTCGCGTTGAATGCCGATGGTAGTTTGAAGTGGCATTATGGAACCACAGAAAATGCGCAGACTGCTCCGCTTGTGGACGACCGTGGTTATATACATTTCATAACAGCCGATGCCACTTACTATGTATTAAAACCAGATGGAACACTCTTCTCATCATTAAAAATAGGAGATAGCACTATCTCTTCTCCTGTGATGGATGATAAGGGCAATCTGTATGTAGCAGTAAAGAAAGGGGGAATTTGGCAAATGGTATGTGCTACCTCTAAAGCTACATCTTATGCAAAAGATTCCGCATGGCCGATGAGAGGACAAAATCCGCAACGAACTGGTTTACAGAAGTAG